CGCGCCACCAAGGGGATCTTTTTCACCACCTCCTCCTTCAGTGCCTCGGCGCGCGATACGGCGCAGGCGCTCGGCACGCGGATCATCCTCATCGACGGCCCGCAGCTCGCGCGGCTGATGATCCGCTACAATGTCGGATGCCGCGATAAGGAGGTGCTGCGCATCAAGCAGATCGACGAGGCCTATTTCGACGAAGAGATCTGACCGCCCCTGTCTCAGACCTTGGTCGCATCGGCAGCCGCGCGGGGCGTTGCTAGGGTCGCGCCATGCGGCGCCTTCTGGTCCTTTTTCTGCTGAGTCTCGCCGCCCTGCTGACGGGGCGGGCCCATGCCGCGCCGCTTGACCGCGAGGCGATGGCGGAATTCGTCTATGCGCCCTATGTGCTGGGCGAAGAGGTGAACGACAAAGGCGTCTGGGAGCTGCTGAATTCCGGCGGCGGGCCGGCGGGCTATGCCTTCGAGACCGAGCTGATGGCGCCGCTGCCGGGCTTTTCCGGTGCGCCGGTCAATATCTTTGCCATGCTCGATCCGGAGGGGCGGTTTCTCGACGTACGGCTGATCTCGCACAATGAGCCGATCTTTGTCTCCGGGCTGGGCGAGGCGCCGTTCCGGCAGTTCTTCGAGCAATATGCCGGGCGCTCGATCTCCGAGACCATGGTGGTGGGCAACGCCTATGGCGATGGCGGCGCCGGCTCGCCGCTGATCTATCTCGACGGGGTGAGCAAGGCCACGGCGAGCGTGCGCATCGCCCATGAAAGCCTGATGGCCGCCGCCCGCGAGGTGGCGCGCGAAAAGCTTCAGGGCATTTCCGCCGGCCCGCCCGCCTATCCCGACCCCGACCGTGACGAGGCGCTGAGCTGGGGTGATCTGGTGGCGCAGGGCATCGCCACGCATAAGCGCGTCAGCAATGCCGAGGTCGACGCGCTCTTTACCGGCACGATCTGGGCCGATGACGATCCGGAGGCGGCGGACGATCCCGAGGGCGCCTATCTCGATCTCTGGATCGTCGATCTGGGCCCGCCCGCCATTGCCCGCGCGGTGCTGGCGCCCGACACGCAGGCCGAGCTGGCGCGGTTCCTGGCGATCTCTCCGGACGAAGAGCCGATCCTGCTGATCGAGGCGGGGCGGCACGGGCTGGTCTCGCCCGAGTTCATCCGCAACACCGCGCCCGACCGCATCGCTGCCGAGCAGGACGGGCTGCCGGTGGCGCTGCGCGACGCGGATCTCTTGGTCGAACTGGCGGAGGGTGTGCCCGGGGGCACCGCGATGATCCTGCGCACCGACCGGCGGCTGGGCTTCGATCCGTCGCGCGAGTGGGTCCTCAAGGTCGAGGCGGTGCGCGAACACGGCATGTTCCAGCCCGAGATCGGCACGCGCGAGCTGCGTGTGCGTCACGCCACGCCCGAGCGGTTTTTCCTGCGTCCCGGCGCGGTGCAGACGCTGCCGCCCTGGCGCGAGGCGATCCTCAACCGGCAGGGCGACCTGATCCTGCTTTGCGTCTTTCTGATCGCGCTGCTGCTGGCGGTGGGGCCGGCGCAAAACCGGCTGGCGGCGTCGCGGGTGTTTACGCCGCTGCGGCTGGGGATACTGGCGGTGATGACCGGGTTTGTCGGGTTCTGGGGGCAGGGGCAGCTCTCGATCGTCACGGTGCTGGGGGTGATCCGCACTGCGCTTGACGGCGGCAGCTATGCGTTCCTGCTCTACGATCCGTTTTCGCTGCTGGTCTGGGGCGCGGCCATTGCGGGCTTCGTGTTCTGGGGGCGGGGCTTCTTTTGCGGTTGGCTTTGCCCGTTCGGCGCGCTTCAGGAATTCGCCGCGCATCTGGGCCGGTTGCTGCGCCTGCCGCAGATCGAGCCCGCGCCGTGCTGGGACCGGCGGTTGAAGGGGCTGAAATATCTGGTGCTGGCGGGCATGGTGGCGGTGGTCTTCGTGGCGCCGGGCGAGGTCGATACGGTGGCCGAGATCGAGCCCTTCAAGACCGCGATCACCACGCATTTCCTGCGGCCCTTGCCCTATGTCGTCTGGGCGGTGGGGCTACTGCTGCTTAGCGCGATGCTCTTCAAGGGCTTCTGCCGCTATCTCTGTCCGCTGGGGGCGGTGATGGCCATTGGCGGGCTTTTGCGCGGGCGCGACTGGATCGCGCGGCGCGCCGAATGCGGATCGCCCTGCCAGCTCTGCCGGGTGCGCTGCCGCTACGGCGCCATCGAGAAATCCGGCAGGATCGCCTATTCCGAGTGCTTCCAGTGCCTCGACTGTGTGAAAATCCATGACGACCCGGCGCAATGCGTGCCGCTGGTGCTGGCGGCGAAGGCGCGCAAGCGGCCTGTTCGCCCGCAAGACGGGGTGCCCGCCGAATGAGCCTGTCGCGTCGCCGTTTCCTGACGATTTCCGCCGCCTGTGTCGCGGCGCCGGTGCTCGCCGATGCCGCGCCGGCGCGCTGGCAGGGCATGGCGATGGGGGCAGAGGCCGAGATCACCCTCTACGGGCCGGGGGCGCCGGTGGCGCTGACGGAGGCGGTTGCGCGGCTGCGTGGGGTGGAGCGGTGCTTCAGCCTGTATGATCCGGGTTCGGAGCTGTCTGTGCTGAACCGCGAAGGTCTGCTGGTGCCGTCGGAGGACTTCCATGCGCTGATGGCGCAGGCGGATGCGATCCATCGCGCCACTGGCGGGGCCTTCGACCCGAGTGTGCAGCCGCTCTGGCGGGCGCTGGCCATGGGGGGCGATGTGCGTGCGGCGCGCGATGCCATCGGCTGGGACCGGGTGGCGCTGGGCGCGCGGATCGTTCTGGCGCCGGGGCAGGCGTTGACCTTCAACGGCATCGCGCAGGGCTTTGCCACGGATATTGTGGCGGATCTTCTGGCGGCGCGGGGCTTTGGCCGGGCGCTGGTGAATATCGGCGAGTTTCGGGCGCTGGGCGGGCCGTGGCGGCTGGGTCTCTCCGATCCGGGGGAGGGCTATCTCGGCACGCGCACGCTGGAGGGCGGGGCGATCGCCACCTCCAGCCCCGGCGCGCTGATGCTGGGGGAGGAGGGCCACATCCTCGACCCGCGCGGGCAGGGCGCGGCGCGCTGGTCGACGGTGAGTGTGGAGGCTCAGAGTGCCACGGTTGCGGACGGGATGTCGACGGCGGGCTGTCTGATGAGCGCGGAGGAGATTGCGCGGGCGGCAGGGGCGCTGCCCGGGATCCGGCGCGTGACGCTGGTGGATCGGGAGGGCGATTTGCGGGTGGTGGAGGTGTAGCGCGGCCGGTGGGCATATTGCCCACCCTACAGGAGCGCCACCCGCCCCGGACTTGATCCGGGGCCTCATGCCCTGCGACAGCGTGGAGCGGTGAGGTGGAGGCCCCGGATCAAGTCCGGGGTGGGTGAGGCTGGCTGTCGACGTTACCGCTCCGGAACCAGATGTGTCAGACCGTGGGCGGCAAAGATCGCGGCGATGCGCCCGTCTTCCAGCCCCGCGCGGATCGCGTCGTCCACCGCATATCCCAGCGCGCGGTAGCGCATATGCACCGCCACGCCCACCGTCCAGCGGCTCACCGCGAAGCCCGCAAGCGGCGGCTGGTGGATGCCGATGCCGGGGGCCGCGCCCGCTTCGAGCTGCGCCAGAGGCCCCATCGCCGCCATGGTCTCGCCCGCCGCCAGCGCCCCCATCGCGGCGGCATAGCTCGGATAGCGCCGCACGCCCTGCGCCAGCTGCCCGCCGGCGAATGAGGTCAGGTAGAAATCCGAGATCGAGTCGTTCTCCACCGCCACCGTGTCGAAGCGGAAATAGGCGGGAACGGGCTTTTCCTCAGGATAGGCCTCTTCGCGATAGGCGATGGCGATCTGCTCGGCGGCATATTGGCCGGTGAACACCACCTGGTCCACCCGGCAGGCATAGTCGCTGTCATAGGGCACATGCAGCATCACGTTCGACACGCGCCCGCCGATCACCGGGCCTTTCCAGATGTTGTTGCGCAGATCCGCGTCGAGGTTTTCGCCCGCCGGCACCAGGTGAAACCGCGCCTCGACACCGAGATCCTGAGCAATCAGCCGGCCGATCTCGATATCCACGCCCACAGGCTTGCCCTTGTCCTCATAGGACCAGGGCGCGAAATCCTCATAGGCGGCGAAGTCGATAAAGCCGCGCTCGACGATCTGGTCGAGATCCTGGCCGACAATGTCGCGGCTGGCGTTTTGCGGTTTCGGCTGAGGCACCCAGTCCTCGCAACGCGCGTAAGCCGGGCCTGCAAGCGCAAGCCCGGCCAGCGCGGCCATCAGTTGACGCCGCAACATGTCAGTGCGCCGCGGAGAGCCCGATCGTCAGCGTCTCGGCGGCATGCGCCGTGGCGCCGGGATCGGCGGCAAGCTGATTGGCGGCGCGGAAGGCGATGCTGTCGGCCACCGGCGCGCCGGAAAGCGTCTCGATCTCGCCGGCGATCTCGGCAAGCCGCGCCTGCAAGGCCGCCACATCGCCCTCACCGGCGGCGAGCTGGTCGCGGATGCCTTTCAGCTCGTCCGATTGATCCTCCACCGCCATGTCGTCGGGGCGTGCCTCGACATAGGTGCGGATCGCCCAGGCGGCTTTCTGGCCCAAGAGCTCGCCGAAGGCCGGCATCTTGGTGATGCCGTTCTGGGTATAGCCATGGCGGAAGCGCTCGATGAACCACTCGTCGCCGTATTCCTCGGCCTCGAGAAAGCGCAGATCCGGCGCCAGCCCGCCCGAGATCACCTCCAGCCCGTGGCAGCGGGCGCAGTTCTGGTTGTAGCCGGAGGAGCCGATCTCCACCGCCTTCAGCCAGACATCCTCCCCGGCGTCGCGATAGGGGTTCTCGGTCAGCCACTCCTCGCCGACCTCGGGCAGCGCATCGGTATCGACCGGCTGCGGCGCCACATCGCCATGGGCGAAGGCAAGGGTTGCGGTCAGAACACAGGCGGCGGCGCCTGTCAGGACAGGGCGAGACACTCGAAATGCGGACATGGGGACCTCCTCCGTTTCCACTGGTTTCAGTTTGGTTAGCAAGACGCCCCTGGGGGCCATATTGGACCTTGGTCGCGAAACCGGTCTGTCTTCGACCATGGTCTTACGGCGCCGGCGCGCACGGCGGGTTAGCCTGCTCGCAGGGAGGACAATCCATGCGTGTTTTCGGGCTTGCAGCCTTGGTGTCACTGTCGCTTGGTGCCGCCGCCGCGTCGGAAACGACGGTTCGGGTCGGCTATCTGTCGGTGGCGCGTCCGGCGCCGCCGGTGCTGTCGAATCTCGATCCCGACCCGGAGGATCTGGGCCTCGCGGGGGCGCGGCTGGGGCTGGCCGACAATGCCACCACCGGCAAGTTCCTGGGCCAGAGCTGGACGCTCACGGAAACCGCCGTGCCCGAGGGTGGCGACGCGCTGGCGGCGGCGCGGGCGGCGCTGGCCGGCGCGCCGTTTCTGGTGATCGACGCCCCCGCCGAGACCCTGACCGCCATCGCCGATCTGCCGGAGGCGCAGGGCGCGCTGCTCTTCAACGCCAGCGCGCCGGACGCGGCACTGCGCGACGAGGCCTGCCGCGCCAACCTGCTGCACACGATCCCGTCGGACGCGATGCGCGCGGATGCGCTGGCGCAGTTCCTCGTCCAGCGCCGCTGGAGCGATGTCGCGCTGATCTCCGGCGGGCATGACAGCGACCGCGCCTTTGCCGGGGCGCTGAAAGCCTCGGTCGAGAAATTCCGGCTGAAGCTGGTGGGCGAGAAGGACTGGATCTTCGATGCCGACATGCGCCGCAATGCCAGTGCCGAGGTGCCGCTTTTCACACAGGAATTCGGCGAACACGACGTGCTGCTCATCGCCGACGAGATCGGCGATTTCGGCCGCTACGTGGTCTACAACACCTGGCTGCCGCGCCCGGTCGCGGGCTCCGAAGAGCTGGTGCCGCAGGCCTGGGCGCCGGTGGTCGAGCAATGGGGCGCGGCGCAGCTGCAATCGCGCTTCGAGGATCTGGCGCATCGCGACATGACCTCCGAGGATTACGCCACCTGGGCCGCGATCCGCACGCTGGGCGAGGCGGTGACCCGCACCGGCTCGGGCGAGGCGGGCGCGCTGCGCGATTACATCCTCTCGGACGCGTTCGAACTTGCCGGCTTCAAGGGCCGTCCGCTGAGCTTCCGCCCGTGGAACGGGCAGTTGCGCCAGCCGATCCCCATCGTCACCGATCGCGCCGTGGTCGCCACCGCGCCGCTGGAGGGGTTTTTCCATCAGGGCAACGAGCTCGACACGCTGGGGCGCGACGCCCCGGAAAGCGCCTGCCGCGCATTCGAGGAGAACTGACATGCTGCGACTGACCGCCATCCTGACGCTTCTGGCCGCGCCCGCGCTGGCGGGCGGCGAGATCTGGGTGACCAATGAAAAGGACGACACGATCAGCGTGATCGACATCGACAGCCTTGAGGTCACCCGCACCATCCCCACCGGCGAACGCCCGCGCGGCATCACCTTCAGCCACGATTATTCCCGCGTCTATATCTGCGCCTCCGACAGCGACGCGGTGCAGGTGATGGACCCGGTCTCGGGCGAGATCCTGCACGATCTGCCCTCGGGCGAGGACCCGGAGCAATTCGTGCTGCATCCCGACGACCGGCGGCTCTATATCGCCAATGAGGACGATGCGATCACCACCGTGGTCGATACTGAAACCCGCCGGGTGATCGAACAGATCGACGTGGGCATCGAGCCCGAAGGCATGGCGGTGAGCCCGGACGGCAAGATCGTCATCACCACCTCTGAGACCACCAACATGGCGCATTGGATCGACACCGAGAGCGAGGCGATCTTTGCCAATACGCTTGTGGATTCACGCCCGCGCCATGCCGAGTTCGTCAAGGACGGCGCCGAGCTCTGGGTCTCTGCCGAGATCGGCGGCACGGTGACCGTGTTCGACACCGCGACGCAAGCGGAAAAGGCCAAGATCCATTTCGAAATCAAGGGTGTGCACCAGGACCGGCTCCAGCCGGTGGGGTTCGAGCTGACGCCGGACGGCAAGACCGCCTTTATCGCTCTGGGCCCGGCGAACCACGTCGCCGTGGTCGATGCCGAGACCTATGAGGTGGAGGAGTATCTGCTGGTGGGCCGCCGCGTCTGGCACATGGCCTTTGACGGCGATCACAGCCGGCTTTTCACCACGAACGGCGTCTCGGGCGATGTGACGGTGATCGACGTGGCGGCGCGCAAGCCGGTGAAGACCATCAAGGTCGGGCGCTTCCCCTGGGGCGCGGCCTTCAGGCCGGAAGGGGGCTGACCCGCCGGCGCAATCGCGAGAGGAGACGGAGAATGCGAACGGTTTTCACGGCCCTGTGCCTGCTGGCGGCCTTGCCTGTGGCGGCGGACGAATACGGCACCACAAATCCCGAGGAGCTGACCTGGCAGTCCCTGCGCGACCGCGCCGCCGAGGGCGATACCGACATGATGGTCTGCGCCTCGGGCTATCTGATGACCAAATCCGGCGATCACGCCACCGCCCGCGCCATCTTCGAGGCCTGTGCGGCGGCGGGGTATACCGGGGCGATGACCTGGATGTCCTATATGGAGCAGAACGGGTTCGGCGGCGATTTCGACCCCGACGCCGCCGCGCGCTGGGACCGGCAGGCCGCCGAGGCCGGCGACCCGGTGGGCAAGTTCAACCACGGCGTGAACCTGATGCGCGGCTTCGGCATCGCACAGGACGAGACCGCCGGGCGCCGCCTGATCGACGAGGCGGCGGGCGCGGGGCTTCCTGTCGCGAAGCGCTTGCAGGGCGCGGGCTACGATCTCGACGAAATCACGCCGGATGCCGACAACTGGCGCTATGCGCCGCTCTTCTGAGGTTTTTACGAATCGTGCTGCGGTGAAGCGTGCGGGGAGGGGGCAGAGAGACCCGCTGGCGCCAGAACAGCGCTCCGGTGTCGCAAAGCGGAAGATTCATGCCGCGCATATGTAAGCGGATCTGCCCGATCTCGGCGACAAAGCGGTAAGCGCGCGTGCCCGGGAGCTGGAAGCAGTCGTCATGATCAATGTACTGGCGGGCGTGTGGGCGCTCCTTCTCGGAATAGTGCTCATCATGCTGGGCAACGGCATGCATTTCACCCTGATCGGTCTGCGCGGCGGGATCGAAGGGTTTTCCCCAGCGGAACTGGCTGTCGTCACCTCCGGCTATTTCATCGGCTTTCTGACCGGGGCGCAGACCGCGCCCAAGCTGATTCGCCGCGTCGGCCATGTGCGCGTGTTCGCGGCGCTGGGCAGCTTCATGTCCGCCGGGCTGATCGCCTTCCCGCTGATCGCCGAGCCCTGGGCCTGGACGATCCTGCGCCTGCTGCTGGGCTTCTGCATGTCGGGGGTCTATGTCACCGCCGAAAGCTGGCTCAACCACGCGGCCACGAACGAGACCCGCGGCAAGGTGCTCTCGGCCTATATGATCGCCCAGACCCTGGGCATCATCGGCGCGCAGGGGCTGCTGTCGCTGGGCGATGCGGGCACCTCGGTGCTGTTCATCGGCGCCTCGATCCTTGTGTCGATCTCCTTCGCGCCGATCCTGCTGTCGATCACGCCGGTGCCGGCGGTCGAGGTCGCGCGACCGATGCCGCTGCGCGCGCTGTTCCGCGCCTCGCCGCTCGGTACGGTGGGGATGTTCCTGCTGGGCGGCGTCTATGCGACGCAATCGGGCATGGGGGCGGTCTTTGGCACGCAGATCGGGCTGAGCGCGGGGCAGATCGCGCTCTTCATCGCCATGCTCTTTGCCGGTGCGCTGGTGCTTCAGTACCCGATCGGCTGGCTCTCGGACAAGCTCGACCGGCGCAAGCTGATCTTCGGCTCCTCGGTCTTCGGTGCCGGGGTCTGTGCGCTGGGCTGGGCCATGGGCGGCGGGTTCTGGGCGCTGCTCGCGGCGGCGTTCTTTGCCGGCGGCGTCACCACGCCGCTCTATGCGCTGATCATAGCGACCACCAACGATGTGCTCTCGACCGAGGACATGCCGGCGGCGTCGGGCGGGCTGGTCTTTACCTTCGGCCTCGGCGCCATCGCCGGCCCGCTGGTTGCCGGCTGGGCGATGCAGGCGCTGGGGCCGCAGGCCTTCTGGCTGGTGCTGAGCGTGACCTTCGCGACGATTGCGTTCTACGCGGTCTACCGTATGACCCAGCGCGTCAGCGCACCGCAGGAGGAAAGCGAGAGCTATCTGAACGTGTTGCCGACGAGCTCGATGGTCGCGGTCGAAGCGGCGGGTGTCTGGGCGGCGGAAAACGCCGAAGCGGAACGCGAGGAGGAGGAGGGCTGACGGTGCGGCGTAGGGTCGCCCGACGGGCGTGTGCGACCTGGACCGGGTGGCCTTGGGGTTGAGGGTCGTGTAACCCAACACTCGTCATGAGTGAGAAGGGTGCCCGATGAAACGTTCTGTCGCTGCGACGGTGCTGACTGTCCTGTCTTTGATGTCCGGTTCAGTACAGGCCGATCCGGCCGAGCGATTGGCGGACATCCTGGCATGGGACTACGTCACCCCCGAGGGACAGCTTGCATCCCGGAAAACCGCCTCCTTCGAAGGCTGCGTTCTGAAACTGACTGTGGACAAACTGGATGCCTGTTCGAAGGGCGCCAGTTTCGGAAGGACAGACACCTATATTGATATCCGGGTCCTCAAAGCCGACAGGGCGGATGTCGAACATAGCAGGCCGGCGAGACCGTTTCCCGGTGCGCCCGGAGCAGGTCTGGTTTACGCCTACAGGTGGGCCTACAACCGGCTTCTGAAGGTTGCGAACGCAACCGGCGATCGGATCTTCGACGAAGAGTTCAGGAAATATCCCAAAGACGCCGCCAGCCGGCTCGAGTCGCTCAGTGACAGATATCGGGAAGAGATCGACCCGCAGAGCTATTCTAGATCAAGAAAAACCGTTTCGTATTGTTCGGGCGCAGAACTGACCGCGCCATTGCGCGCGTCTTCGGTCACGTTTTTCATGGCGCCCGAGAACACCGACGAATTCATCGATCTGCTAGGAGAATACGCGCTGAATTGTGAGGCCGCGTATCAGGGCTGATCCGGATTGGCCCCGCCGGATGTCCTGTCACAGGTTCTTGAGGTGAAATTGCTGGTGTGACCTTTGGCTGCCTGGCGCACTTGTCGAGAGGCACCGAATTTGTCCTTTTTCGGGTTTGTGACCGAGGTGGACAGAGCCTGAGGTCGGCGATGCGGACAACCCGGGCGTTCAGCGACGACGAGAGCTCATTACGCCCCACAGACCGGCACCGCCGATCAGGCAGGTGCCCGTGACGACTGGCAAATTCGGTATCGTTCCGAAGAACACGACAGCCCAGAGGGCCGCGAATACCAAATAGGAGAAGTCGAGACCCGCCACAACAACGGTCGGGCCAAGCTGATAGGCTCGCGCCAGAAGCACATGAATTGCGATTGAGATAATCGCCAGAAGGGCAACCACTGGTGAATTTTCCTAGTTCAGCGGCGCCCAAGCCGTAAGGAGGAACGGATAAACATCCGGGCGGGCAACAACAGCAGAGACGATGATCCCGGCAAGCCCCGAGACGGCAAAGACGATGTTGAGGGAAAAGGTCAAAATCCAAGCGTCAACGGCCCCCATCCGTCCCCGTGTGGTGACCATCGCGAATGCATAGCACAATGCCGAGGCCAGAGGGATCAGGGCCGCCATCGAGAACTCGTCCCCGGTC
The window above is part of the Salipiger abyssi genome. Proteins encoded here:
- a CDS encoding MFS transporter, which codes for MINVLAGVWALLLGIVLIMLGNGMHFTLIGLRGGIEGFSPAELAVVTSGYFIGFLTGAQTAPKLIRRVGHVRVFAALGSFMSAGLIAFPLIAEPWAWTILRLLLGFCMSGVYVTAESWLNHAATNETRGKVLSAYMIAQTLGIIGAQGLLSLGDAGTSVLFIGASILVSISFAPILLSITPVPAVEVARPMPLRALFRASPLGTVGMFLLGGVYATQSGMGAVFGTQIGLSAGQIALFIAMLFAGALVLQYPIGWLSDKLDRRKLIFGSSVFGAGVCALGWAMGGGFWALLAAAFFAGGVTTPLYALIIATTNDVLSTEDMPAASGGLVFTFGLGAIAGPLVAGWAMQALGPQAFWLVLSVTFATIAFYAVYRMTQRVSAPQEESESYLNVLPTSSMVAVEAAGVWAAENAEAEREEEEG
- a CDS encoding FAD:protein FMN transferase: MSLSRRRFLTISAACVAAPVLADAAPARWQGMAMGAEAEITLYGPGAPVALTEAVARLRGVERCFSLYDPGSELSVLNREGLLVPSEDFHALMAQADAIHRATGGAFDPSVQPLWRALAMGGDVRAARDAIGWDRVALGARIVLAPGQALTFNGIAQGFATDIVADLLAARGFGRALVNIGEFRALGGPWRLGLSDPGEGYLGTRTLEGGAIATSSPGALMLGEEGHILDPRGQGAARWSTVSVEAQSATVADGMSTAGCLMSAEEIARAAGALPGIRRVTLVDREGDLRVVEV
- a CDS encoding ABC transporter substrate-binding protein, yielding MRVFGLAALVSLSLGAAAASETTVRVGYLSVARPAPPVLSNLDPDPEDLGLAGARLGLADNATTGKFLGQSWTLTETAVPEGGDALAAARAALAGAPFLVIDAPAETLTAIADLPEAQGALLFNASAPDAALRDEACRANLLHTIPSDAMRADALAQFLVQRRWSDVALISGGHDSDRAFAGALKASVEKFRLKLVGEKDWIFDADMRRNASAEVPLFTQEFGEHDVLLIADEIGDFGRYVVYNTWLPRPVAGSEELVPQAWAPVVEQWGAAQLQSRFEDLAHRDMTSEDYATWAAIRTLGEAVTRTGSGEAGALRDYILSDAFELAGFKGRPLSFRPWNGQLRQPIPIVTDRAVVATAPLEGFFHQGNELDTLGRDAPESACRAFEEN
- a CDS encoding tetratricopeptide repeat protein, giving the protein MRTVFTALCLLAALPVAADEYGTTNPEELTWQSLRDRAAEGDTDMMVCASGYLMTKSGDHATARAIFEACAAAGYTGAMTWMSYMEQNGFGGDFDPDAAARWDRQAAEAGDPVGKFNHGVNLMRGFGIAQDETAGRRLIDEAAGAGLPVAKRLQGAGYDLDEITPDADNWRYAPLF
- a CDS encoding YVTN family beta-propeller repeat protein; protein product: MLRLTAILTLLAAPALAGGEIWVTNEKDDTISVIDIDSLEVTRTIPTGERPRGITFSHDYSRVYICASDSDAVQVMDPVSGEILHDLPSGEDPEQFVLHPDDRRLYIANEDDAITTVVDTETRRVIEQIDVGIEPEGMAVSPDGKIVITTSETTNMAHWIDTESEAIFANTLVDSRPRHAEFVKDGAELWVSAEIGGTVTVFDTATQAEKAKIHFEIKGVHQDRLQPVGFELTPDGKTAFIALGPANHVAVVDAETYEVEEYLLVGRRVWHMAFDGDHSRLFTTNGVSGDVTVIDVAARKPVKTIKVGRFPWGAAFRPEGG
- the pedF gene encoding cytochrome c-550 PedF, giving the protein MSAFRVSRPVLTGAAACVLTATLAFAHGDVAPQPVDTDALPEVGEEWLTENPYRDAGEDVWLKAVEIGSSGYNQNCARCHGLEVISGGLAPDLRFLEAEEYGDEWFIERFRHGYTQNGITKMPAFGELLGQKAAWAIRTYVEARPDDMAVEDQSDELKGIRDQLAAGEGDVAALQARLAEIAGEIETLSGAPVADSIAFRAANQLAADPGATAHAAETLTIGLSAAH
- a CDS encoding substrate-binding periplasmic protein, translated to MAALAGLALAGPAYARCEDWVPQPKPQNASRDIVGQDLDQIVERGFIDFAAYEDFAPWSYEDKGKPVGVDIEIGRLIAQDLGVEARFHLVPAGENLDADLRNNIWKGPVIGGRVSNVMLHVPYDSDYACRVDQVVFTGQYAAEQIAIAYREEAYPEEKPVPAYFRFDTVAVENDSISDFYLTSFAGGQLAQGVRRYPSYAAAMGALAAGETMAAMGPLAQLEAGAAPGIGIHQPPLAGFAVSRWTVGVAVHMRYRALGYAVDDAIRAGLEDGRIAAIFAAHGLTHLVPER
- a CDS encoding 4Fe-4S binding protein, yielding MRRLLVLFLLSLAALLTGRAHAAPLDREAMAEFVYAPYVLGEEVNDKGVWELLNSGGGPAGYAFETELMAPLPGFSGAPVNIFAMLDPEGRFLDVRLISHNEPIFVSGLGEAPFRQFFEQYAGRSISETMVVGNAYGDGGAGSPLIYLDGVSKATASVRIAHESLMAAAREVAREKLQGISAGPPAYPDPDRDEALSWGDLVAQGIATHKRVSNAEVDALFTGTIWADDDPEAADDPEGAYLDLWIVDLGPPAIARAVLAPDTQAELARFLAISPDEEPILLIEAGRHGLVSPEFIRNTAPDRIAAEQDGLPVALRDADLLVELAEGVPGGTAMILRTDRRLGFDPSREWVLKVEAVREHGMFQPEIGTRELRVRHATPERFFLRPGAVQTLPPWREAILNRQGDLILLCVFLIALLLAVGPAQNRLAASRVFTPLRLGILAVMTGFVGFWGQGQLSIVTVLGVIRTALDGGSYAFLLYDPFSLLVWGAAIAGFVFWGRGFFCGWLCPFGALQEFAAHLGRLLRLPQIEPAPCWDRRLKGLKYLVLAGMVAVVFVAPGEVDTVAEIEPFKTAITTHFLRPLPYVVWAVGLLLLSAMLFKGFCRYLCPLGAVMAIGGLLRGRDWIARRAECGSPCQLCRVRCRYGAIEKSGRIAYSECFQCLDCVKIHDDPAQCVPLVLAAKARKRPVRPQDGVPAE